The Tepidibacter aestuarii genome contains a region encoding:
- the eno gene encoding phosphopyruvate hydratase, translating to MSFIQEVYAREILDSRGNPTVEVEVMLESGEIGRAIVPSGASTGAFEAVELRDGDKGRYLGKGVTKAVDNVNNIIAPELEGMNIFDQVGIDNLLIDIDGTKNKGKLGANAILGVSMAVARAAAEELGLPLFQYIGGVNAKQLPVPMMNILNGGEHADNNVDIQEFMIMPVGACCFKEALRMCAEIYHNLKKVLQEKGLGTGVGDEGGFAPNLASNEEALQVIVEAVKVSGYEPGKDIKIAIDAAATEFYNKETKKYVLAGEGRELSVEEMVDFYASLVEKYPIISLEDALDEDDWDGWKLLTEKLGNKIQLVGDDLFVTNTERLSKGIEKGIANSILIKLNQIGTITETLDAIQMANRAGYTAVISHRSGETEDTIIADLAVALNAGQIKTGAPCRTDRVAKYNQLLRIEEIVGEVAQFPGMKAFFNLK from the coding sequence ATGAGTTTTATTCAAGAAGTATACGCTAGAGAAATATTAGATTCAAGAGGAAATCCAACTGTTGAGGTTGAAGTAATGCTTGAAAGTGGAGAAATAGGAAGAGCAATAGTTCCATCTGGAGCTTCTACTGGAGCTTTTGAAGCTGTTGAACTTAGAGATGGAGATAAAGGAAGATACTTAGGTAAAGGAGTTACTAAAGCTGTTGATAATGTAAACAACATAATAGCTCCAGAACTTGAAGGTATGAATATATTTGATCAAGTAGGAATAGACAATCTTTTAATAGATATTGATGGAACTAAGAACAAAGGAAAATTAGGAGCTAATGCAATACTTGGAGTTTCTATGGCTGTAGCTAGAGCTGCTGCTGAAGAATTAGGACTTCCATTATTCCAATACATTGGTGGAGTAAATGCAAAGCAACTTCCAGTTCCAATGATGAACATCTTAAATGGTGGAGAGCATGCTGACAACAACGTTGATATCCAAGAATTTATGATTATGCCTGTTGGAGCTTGTTGTTTCAAAGAAGCTTTAAGAATGTGTGCTGAAATATACCACAACTTAAAGAAAGTATTACAAGAAAAAGGACTTGGAACTGGTGTAGGTGATGAGGGTGGATTCGCTCCAAACTTAGCATCAAACGAAGAAGCTTTACAAGTAATAGTTGAGGCTGTTAAAGTTTCTGGATACGAGCCAGGAAAAGATATTAAAATAGCTATAGATGCAGCTGCTACAGAGTTCTACAATAAAGAAACTAAGAAGTATGTATTAGCTGGAGAAGGAAGAGAGTTATCTGTTGAAGAAATGGTAGACTTCTACGCTAGCTTGGTTGAAAAGTACCCAATTATATCTCTTGAAGATGCATTAGATGAAGATGATTGGGATGGATGGAAGTTACTTACTGAAAAATTAGGTAACAAGATCCAATTAGTTGGAGACGATTTATTCGTTACTAACACTGAGAGATTATCAAAAGGTATAGAAAAAGGTATAGCAAACTCTATACTTATAAAGCTTAACCAAATAGGAACTATAACTGAGACTCTAGATGCTATACAAATGGCTAACAGAGCTGGATACACAGCAGTTATATCTCATAGATCAGGAGAAACTGAAGATACTATTATAGCTGATTTAGCTGTTGCACTTAATGCAGGACAAATCAAGACTGGTGCTCCTTGTAGAACTGATAGAGTTGCTAAGTACAACCAATTATTAAGAATTGAAGAAATAGTTGGAGAGGTAGCTCAATTCCCTGGAATGAAAGCTTTCTTTAACTTAAAATAA
- the gpmI gene encoding 2,3-bisphosphoglycerate-independent phosphoglycerate mutase, which yields MKKPTALIILDGWGINNSDLGNAIKQARTPNMIKYAQKYPCTSIKTSGQDVGLPNGQMGNSEVGHLNIGAGRIVYQELTRITKAIEDGDFFENEELLKAMNNSKQNNKNLHIMGLLSDGGVHSHIDHLKGLLEFAKKEGLEKVYVHAILDGRDTDPKSAVKYIDEIESYMKEIEIGKIATVSGRYYSMDRDKRWERIELGYNSMVLSQGETANSAKEAVEKAYNDNKTDEFVLPTVILEDNRPIAKIEENDSIVFFNFRPDRARQITRSIASKEFDGFKRDYIDTVFVCMTQYDITINEVNVAFKPQKLNNTLGEYLSSKGIKQLRIAETEKYAHVTFFFNGGEEDPSEGEERCLIPSPKVATYDLKPEMSAYEVTENLIQRLDEEKYDFIVLNYANPDMVGHTGVVDATVKAVETIDECLGKIIDKIVSLGGKAIITADHGNAEHMCDEDGNTVTSHSTNEVPCIFITDEDVKLKDGGRLCDLAPTLLDTMNMQKPEEMTGNSLIIK from the coding sequence ATGAAAAAGCCTACAGCTTTAATTATATTAGATGGTTGGGGTATTAATAATTCAGATTTAGGAAATGCGATAAAGCAAGCTAGAACTCCTAATATGATCAAATATGCACAAAAATATCCTTGTACTTCAATAAAGACAAGTGGACAAGATGTTGGACTTCCAAATGGTCAAATGGGAAATTCAGAGGTTGGACACTTAAACATTGGAGCAGGAAGAATAGTATACCAAGAGCTTACTAGAATAACTAAAGCAATAGAAGATGGAGATTTCTTTGAAAATGAAGAATTATTAAAAGCTATGAATAATTCGAAACAAAATAATAAAAATCTTCATATAATGGGTCTTTTATCTGATGGAGGAGTACATTCTCATATAGATCACTTAAAAGGACTTTTAGAATTTGCTAAAAAAGAAGGTCTTGAAAAAGTATACGTACATGCAATTTTAGATGGAAGAGATACAGATCCTAAAAGTGCAGTTAAATATATAGATGAAATAGAATCCTATATGAAAGAAATAGAAATAGGTAAAATAGCAACTGTTTCTGGAAGATATTATTCAATGGACAGAGATAAGAGATGGGAAAGAATCGAACTTGGATATAACAGTATGGTATTATCTCAAGGAGAAACAGCAAACAGTGCAAAGGAAGCAGTCGAAAAAGCATACAATGACAATAAAACTGATGAATTTGTACTTCCTACTGTAATACTTGAAGACAATAGGCCAATAGCTAAAATAGAAGAGAATGATTCAATCGTATTTTTTAACTTTAGACCAGATAGAGCAAGACAAATAACAAGAAGTATAGCATCAAAAGAGTTTGATGGATTTAAAAGAGATTATATAGACACTGTATTTGTTTGTATGACTCAATATGATATAACTATAAATGAAGTAAATGTTGCATTCAAGCCTCAAAAACTTAATAATACATTAGGTGAATATTTAAGCTCTAAGGGTATAAAACAACTTAGAATTGCAGAAACTGAAAAATATGCCCATGTTACATTCTTCTTTAATGGAGGAGAAGAAGATCCGAGTGAGGGAGAAGAAAGATGCTTAATACCATCTCCTAAGGTTGCAACATATGATTTAAAACCTGAAATGTCAGCTTATGAAGTTACAGAAAATTTAATTCAAAGACTTGATGAAGAAAAGTATGACTTTATAGTTTTAAATTATGCAAATCCAGATATGGTAGGACATACAGGCGTTGTAGATGCTACTGTTAAAGCTGTTGAAACTATAGACGAATGTCTTGGAAAAATAATCGATAAAATAGTTTCATTAGGTGGAAAAGCTATAATTACAGCAGACCATGGAAATGCTGAGCATATGTGTGATGAAGATGGAAACACAGTTACTTCACATTCTACAAATGAAGTTCCATGTATATTTATAACTGATGAAGATGTTAAGTTAAAAGATGGAGGTAGACTTTGTGATTTAGCACCTACTTTACTTGACACTATGAATATGCAAAAGCCTGAGGAAATGACTGGAAACAGTCTTATTATAAAGTAA
- the tpiA gene encoding triose-phosphate isomerase, with protein sequence MRKPIIAGNWKMHKTIKEAVEFVNEVKSEIKGTDVEAVICAPFTLLKDLKEASKETNIKIGAQNMHFEEKGAFTGEISPLMLKEIDVDYVVIGHSERRQYFNETNETVNKKVIKALEYKINPIICVGETLEQREADKTKDVVKVQVEEALVNIDEKDIKDIVIAYEPIWAIGTGKTSSSKDANDVISYIRDVVANVYSDQTAEEVRIQYGGSVKPANVEEIMNESDIDGALVGGASLQPKDYVELVNF encoded by the coding sequence ATGAGAAAACCAATTATTGCAGGAAACTGGAAAATGCATAAAACTATAAAAGAAGCTGTTGAATTTGTTAATGAAGTTAAATCGGAAATAAAAGGAACTGACGTTGAAGCTGTTATTTGTGCTCCTTTTACTTTACTTAAAGATTTAAAAGAAGCATCTAAAGAAACTAATATTAAGATTGGTGCTCAAAATATGCATTTTGAAGAAAAAGGTGCTTTCACTGGAGAAATATCACCTCTTATGTTAAAAGAAATAGATGTTGACTACGTTGTAATAGGTCACTCTGAGAGAAGACAATACTTCAATGAGACTAATGAAACTGTAAACAAGAAGGTTATAAAAGCTTTAGAATATAAAATAAACCCTATAATTTGTGTTGGTGAAACTTTAGAACAAAGAGAAGCTGATAAAACGAAGGATGTAGTTAAAGTTCAAGTTGAAGAAGCGTTAGTAAATATAGATGAAAAAGACATAAAGGATATAGTTATAGCTTATGAACCAATATGGGCTATAGGTACAGGTAAGACATCTAGTAGTAAAGATGCTAATGATGTTATCTCTTATATAAGAGATGTTGTGGCTAACGTGTATTCTGATCAAACTGCAGAAGAAGTTAGAATACAATATGGTGGAAGTGTTAAGCCTGCTAATGTAGAAGAGATAATGAATGAATCAGATATAGATGGTGCTTTAGTTGGTGGAGCGAGTCTTCAACCAAAAGATTATGTAGAACTTGTTAATTTCTAA
- a CDS encoding phosphoglycerate kinase, whose translation MSMLNKKTIENIDVNGKKVLVRCDFNVPLKDGFITDENRLVGALPTIKYLIENGAKVILCSHLGKPKGEAKPELSLAPVAKRLSEMLNKEVVFAADDSVVGENAKKAVADMKNSDVVLLQNTRYRKEETKNEENFSKELASLADVFVNDAFGTAHRAHCSTVGVSEFVETSACGYLIQKELKFLGEAVETPVRPFVAILGGAKVSDKINVINNLLEKVDTLIIGGGMAYTFLKAQGYEIGTSLLEEDKMDYSMEMVKKAEEKGVKLLLPVDHVTGEKFDKETAPVVTEDQNIKEGFMGLDIGPKTAKLYADAVKEAKTVIWNGPMGVFEFENFAKGTIEVAKAMADADATTVIGGGDSAAAVNILGFGDKMTHISTGGGASLEFLEGKELPGIVALNNK comes from the coding sequence ATGTCAATGTTAAATAAAAAAACTATAGAAAATATAGATGTGAACGGAAAAAAAGTATTAGTAAGATGTGACTTTAATGTACCTTTAAAAGACGGTTTTATAACTGACGAAAACAGATTAGTTGGAGCTTTACCTACTATAAAATATTTAATAGAAAATGGAGCAAAAGTTATTTTATGTTCTCACTTAGGTAAGCCAAAAGGAGAAGCTAAGCCAGAGCTTTCTTTAGCACCTGTAGCTAAGAGATTATCAGAAATGTTAAATAAAGAAGTTGTATTTGCAGCAGATGATAGCGTTGTAGGAGAAAATGCTAAAAAAGCAGTTGCTGATATGAAAAACTCAGATGTAGTTTTACTTCAAAATACTAGATACAGAAAAGAAGAAACTAAAAATGAAGAAAACTTCTCAAAAGAATTAGCATCTTTAGCTGATGTATTCGTAAACGATGCATTTGGAACTGCTCATAGAGCTCACTGTTCTACTGTTGGAGTTAGTGAATTTGTAGAAACTAGCGCATGTGGATACTTAATTCAAAAGGAATTAAAATTCTTAGGAGAAGCTGTCGAGACTCCAGTAAGACCTTTTGTAGCTATACTTGGAGGAGCAAAAGTTTCTGATAAGATAAACGTTATAAACAACTTACTTGAAAAAGTAGATACTTTAATAATCGGTGGAGGAATGGCTTACACATTCTTAAAAGCACAAGGATATGAAATAGGAACTTCTTTACTTGAAGAAGATAAAATGGATTATTCAATGGAAATGGTTAAAAAAGCAGAAGAAAAGGGAGTTAAATTATTACTTCCAGTTGATCACGTTACTGGAGAAAAGTTTGATAAAGAAACAGCTCCTGTTGTTACAGAAGATCAGAACATAAAAGAAGGATTTATGGGACTTGATATAGGACCTAAAACTGCAAAATTATATGCTGATGCTGTTAAAGAAGCTAAAACAGTTATATGGAATGGACCTATGGGAGTATTTGAGTTTGAAAACTTTGCAAAAGGAACTATAGAAGTTGCAAAAGCTATGGCAGATGCTGACGCTACAACTGTAATTGGTGGAGGAGACAGTGCTGCTGCTGTAAATATATTAGGTTTTGGAGATAAAATGACTCATATATCTACTGGTGGTGGAGCTTCACTTGAATTCTTAGAAGGAAAAGAGCTTCCAGGAATAGTCGCTTTAAACAATAAATAA
- the gap gene encoding type I glyceraldehyde-3-phosphate dehydrogenase: MIKVAINGFGRIGRLALRTMLDKNEFEVVAINDLTDAKTLSHLFKYDSAQGRFNGEIEVKEGAFVVNGKEIKVTAEANPENLPWGEMGVDVVLECTGFFTAKEKAEGHIKAGAKKVVVSAPATGDLKTVVFNVNHDILDGSETVISGASCTTNCLAPMVKVLNDKFNLTKGFMTTIHAYTNDQNTLDAPHRKGDLRRARAAAANIVPGSTGAAKAIGLVIPELKGKLDGGAQRVPVITGSLTELVCTLGSKVTAEEINEAMKAAANESYGYTEEPLVSSDIIGMEFGSLFDGTQTKVMEVNGEQLVKVASWYDNEMSYTAQLIRTLQHFVNLSK, from the coding sequence ATGATTAAAGTTGCTATTAATGGATTTGGAAGAATAGGTAGATTAGCGTTAAGAACAATGCTTGATAAAAATGAATTTGAAGTGGTTGCAATAAACGACCTAACAGACGCTAAAACATTATCTCACTTATTTAAGTATGATTCAGCTCAAGGACGTTTCAATGGAGAAATAGAAGTTAAAGAAGGAGCTTTTGTTGTAAACGGAAAAGAAATAAAAGTAACTGCTGAAGCTAACCCAGAAAACTTACCTTGGGGAGAAATGGGAGTAGATGTAGTACTTGAATGTACTGGATTCTTCACTGCAAAAGAAAAAGCAGAAGGACACATCAAAGCTGGAGCTAAGAAAGTTGTTGTATCTGCACCAGCAACAGGTGACTTAAAGACTGTAGTATTCAACGTTAACCATGATATATTAGATGGATCAGAAACAGTTATATCAGGAGCTTCTTGTACTACTAACTGTTTAGCTCCAATGGTTAAAGTATTAAATGATAAGTTTAACTTAACAAAAGGATTCATGACTACTATACATGCTTACACTAATGACCAAAATACATTAGATGCACCACATAGAAAAGGAGATCTTCGTCGTGCTAGAGCTGCTGCTGCTAACATAGTACCAGGATCAACAGGAGCTGCTAAAGCTATAGGTCTTGTTATACCAGAACTTAAAGGTAAATTAGATGGAGGAGCTCAAAGAGTTCCAGTTATAACTGGTTCATTAACTGAACTTGTTTGTACACTTGGAAGTAAGGTAACTGCAGAAGAAATTAATGAAGCTATGAAGGCTGCTGCTAATGAGTCATACGGATATACTGAAGAACCATTAGTATCTTCTGATATAATTGGAATGGAATTTGGATCATTATTTGATGGTACTCAAACTAAGGTTATGGAAGTTAATGGAGAGCAATTAGTTAAGGTTGCTTCTTGGTATGATAACGAAATGTCATATACAGCTCAATTAATAAGAACTTTACAACATTTTGTAAACCTTTCAAAATAA
- a CDS encoding sugar-binding transcriptional regulator: MKNLIQIQKKIMPEVLDIMYRRYKILNKISLNESIGRRSLSNKLDLSERVVRSEVEFLKKQDLINIHTSGMSINEQGLNLLNDLKVFMDEIMGISELEEKIKKKLGIKKVIILPGNADDDPLIIKDIGKETYKYLTKIIKNDYIIGVTGGNTMLEFANCCHETKRYENILVVPARGGLGKEVEIQSNNIAAIIGKKLGGNYKLLHVPDNVTEETLNSLISEPEINKTLNHIQNVDVLIFGVGRADDMAMRRKMPDSEYQYIISKGAVGEAFGYYFNREGEIIYETSTIGIKLENFKSIKNTIGIVGGSRKAEAILAISKIKSDLVLITDEGAANKICELI; the protein is encoded by the coding sequence ATGAAAAATTTGATACAAATTCAGAAAAAAATAATGCCTGAAGTTTTAGATATTATGTATAGAAGATACAAAATATTAAATAAGATATCATTAAATGAATCCATAGGAAGAAGATCTCTTTCAAATAAATTGGATTTAAGCGAGAGAGTAGTAAGATCAGAGGTTGAATTTTTGAAAAAACAAGATCTTATAAACATACATACTTCTGGAATGAGCATAAATGAACAAGGACTTAATCTGCTTAATGATTTGAAGGTATTTATGGACGAAATAATGGGTATTTCTGAGTTAGAAGAAAAAATAAAGAAAAAACTAGGCATAAAAAAAGTTATAATACTACCTGGAAATGCTGATGATGATCCTCTTATTATAAAAGATATAGGTAAAGAAACTTACAAATATCTTACTAAAATAATAAAAAATGACTATATAATAGGAGTCACTGGCGGAAATACTATGCTTGAGTTTGCTAATTGCTGTCATGAAACAAAAAGATATGAAAATATCTTGGTAGTTCCAGCTAGAGGGGGACTTGGCAAAGAGGTAGAAATACAATCGAATAATATAGCTGCAATAATTGGGAAAAAGCTTGGAGGCAACTATAAGCTTTTGCATGTTCCTGATAATGTAACCGAAGAAACTTTAAATAGTTTAATATCAGAGCCTGAGATAAATAAAACATTAAACCATATACAAAATGTAGATGTTTTAATATTTGGTGTTGGAAGAGCGGATGATATGGCAATGAGAAGAAAGATGCCTGATTCGGAATACCAATACATAATATCAAAAGGGGCTGTAGGTGAAGCTTTTGGTTATTACTTTAACAGAGAAGGTGAGATAATCTACGAGACTAGTACTATAGGAATAAAACTTGAAAATTTTAAATCAATAAAAAATACTATAGGAATAGTTGGAGGAAGTAGGAAAGCAGAAGCAATACTTGCTATATCAAAGATAAAAAGTGATTTAGTATTGATTACTGATGAAGGTGCTGCAAATAAAATATGTGAATTAATTTAA
- the rpoN gene encoding RNA polymerase factor sigma-54, protein MKINFGLELNQSQKLVLTKQLKQSLDILNMSTQDLEEVISKETEENPVIEADKDDNIDWEKYIDNINNRTYDQASSVNYDNEDYNLENMIKYNMNLYEYLKNQISYYNLSKKDKKIVEYIIDSIDDHGYLKNDIEELSNTLQTTKENIMKNLKIVQTLEPSGIGARNIEECLIIQLKEKDIQDSALENVVKNDLKLLADKKYKEVCKKYKITMEKCIEIVNIIKMLDPKPGNKYTSSKNNYITPDVIVEKIGREYEVYLNEKNTTNIRINKFYEEILRNSKDDENAKQYIKEKLNSAFNLVKNIESRKNTILKISKEIVKYQYEFFENGNKYLKPLILKDIAQNLEIHESTVSRGVNGKYMLTPHGIFELKYFFSSGLKQQEDIASTSIKNIIKEIINSEDKKKPYSDSKICALLEEKDISISRRTVAKYREELGIRSSSKRKEFC, encoded by the coding sequence ATGAAAATAAATTTTGGTTTAGAATTAAATCAAAGTCAAAAACTAGTGCTTACAAAACAATTGAAACAGTCTTTAGATATATTAAATATGAGCACTCAAGATTTAGAAGAAGTTATATCTAAAGAAACAGAAGAAAATCCTGTTATAGAAGCAGATAAGGACGATAATATAGATTGGGAAAAATATATAGATAATATAAATAATAGAACTTATGATCAAGCAAGTTCAGTAAATTATGATAATGAAGATTATAATCTAGAGAATATGATTAAATATAATATGAATTTATATGAATATTTAAAAAATCAAATAAGCTATTATAATTTAAGTAAAAAAGACAAAAAAATAGTTGAATACATAATAGATTCAATAGATGATCACGGATATTTAAAAAATGATATAGAAGAATTATCCAATACATTACAAACAACTAAAGAAAATATAATGAAGAACTTGAAGATAGTGCAAACTCTTGAGCCTAGTGGTATAGGAGCTAGAAATATAGAAGAATGTTTGATTATCCAATTAAAGGAAAAAGACATACAAGATAGTGCTTTGGAAAACGTTGTTAAAAATGATTTAAAGTTATTAGCAGATAAAAAGTATAAAGAAGTATGCAAAAAATATAAAATAACTATGGAAAAATGTATTGAAATAGTAAATATAATAAAAATGTTAGATCCTAAACCTGGAAATAAATATACTTCTTCAAAGAATAACTATATAACACCAGATGTTATAGTTGAGAAAATAGGAAGAGAATATGAAGTATACCTAAATGAAAAAAACACTACTAATATAAGAATAAATAAATTCTATGAAGAAATATTAAGAAATTCTAAAGATGATGAAAACGCTAAACAGTATATAAAAGAAAAATTAAATTCTGCATTTAATCTAGTTAAAAATATAGAAAGCAGAAAAAATACTATACTTAAGATTTCAAAAGAAATAGTAAAATATCAGTATGAATTTTTTGAAAATGGAAATAAGTATTTAAAGCCATTAATATTGAAAGATATAGCTCAAAATTTAGAAATACATGAATCAACGGTTAGTAGAGGTGTAAATGGTAAATACATGTTAACACCACATGGAATATTTGAACTAAAATACTTCTTCAGCAGTGGTTTAAAACAACAAGAAGATATAGCATCTACTAGTATAAAAAATATAATAAAGGAAATAATAAATTCTGAAGATAAGAAAAAGCCATATAGCGATTCTAAAATATGCGCTCTATTAGAAGAAAAGGATATAAGTATATCTAGAAGAACTGTTGCAAAATACAGAGAAGAACTAGGAATAAGGTCATCTTCTAAGAGAAAAGAATTCTGTTAA
- the safA gene encoding SafA/ExsA family spore coat assembly protein, with the protein MIKNFKLHILSFVFLLIFGCANISYADTVYTVVKGDSMWKIAVKYEIGLSEIISANPQIKNPALIYPGDKLTIPQINDVKAIENEVVRLVNVERSKNGLKPLTQNWELSRVARYKSQDMINKNYFSHTSPTYGSPFDMMKNFGISYSTAGENIAYGQRTAAEVMNSWMNSSGHRKNILSPNFTQIGVGLATKSNGTKYWTQMFIRP; encoded by the coding sequence ATGATTAAAAATTTCAAATTACACATTTTAAGCTTTGTCTTTTTATTGATATTTGGCTGTGCAAACATATCTTATGCCGACACTGTTTATACGGTGGTTAAAGGTGATAGTATGTGGAAAATTGCTGTAAAATACGAAATTGGGTTATCTGAAATAATAAGTGCTAATCCACAAATTAAAAATCCGGCACTTATCTATCCGGGAGATAAACTTACCATTCCTCAAATCAACGATGTAAAAGCTATTGAAAATGAGGTTGTAAGACTTGTAAATGTTGAAAGATCTAAAAATGGTTTAAAACCACTTACTCAAAACTGGGAATTATCAAGAGTTGCAAGATATAAATCTCAGGATATGATAAATAAAAACTATTTTTCTCATACATCACCAACTTATGGAAGCCCATTTGATATGATGAAGAACTTCGGTATAAGTTATTCAACTGCAGGAGAAAACATAGCATATGGTCAAAGAACAGCAGCTGAAGTTATGAATTCTTGGATGAATTCTTCAGGCCATAGAAAGAATATATTATCTCCTAATTTTACTCAAATAGGAGTTGGTCTTGCTACTAAGAGTAATGGAACTAAATATTGGACACAAATGTTTATAAGACCTTAA
- the megL gene encoding methionine gamma-lyase: MSNYNLKKAGFSTKTIHAGHKKDIVSGALTTPIYQTSTFVFDNAEQGGRRFALEEPGYIYTRLGNPTSTQLEEKVAALENGEACMSTASGMGAISSALWTALKAGDHVVADETLYGCTFALLNHGLTRFGVEVTFVDASNVDNIKEAMKDNTKVVYIETPANPNLKVVDIEEVAKVTHEKEDCMLIVDNTFCTPFIQRPIELGADVVVHSATKYLNGHGDVIAGFVVGTQDFINNVRLFGVKDMTGAVLSPFDAYLIIRGLKTLGVRMKRHCENAMEVAKFLQNHEAIEKVYYPGFEDHDQYEVAKKQMDMPGAMIAFEVKGGIADGIKFINSLELCTLAVSLGDCETLIQHPASMTHSPYTPEERMQAGISDGLVRLSVGLEDVEDIIDDLKQGLDRLL, encoded by the coding sequence ATGAGTAATTATAATTTAAAGAAAGCTGGTTTTTCTACAAAGACTATTCATGCGGGTCACAAAAAGGATATCGTATCAGGAGCTTTAACTACTCCTATATATCAAACATCTACTTTTGTATTTGACAATGCAGAGCAAGGCGGAAGAAGATTTGCACTTGAGGAGCCAGGATATATATATACAAGACTTGGTAATCCTACTTCTACACAATTAGAAGAAAAGGTAGCAGCTCTTGAAAATGGTGAAGCTTGTATGTCTACAGCTTCTGGTATGGGAGCTATATCGTCTGCACTTTGGACAGCCTTAAAAGCTGGAGATCATGTTGTTGCTGATGAAACTTTATACGGTTGTACTTTTGCGCTTTTAAATCACGGTCTTACAAGATTTGGAGTAGAGGTTACTTTTGTAGATGCATCTAATGTGGATAATATTAAAGAGGCTATGAAGGATAATACTAAGGTTGTGTACATAGAAACACCTGCTAACCCAAACTTAAAGGTAGTTGATATTGAAGAAGTAGCTAAGGTTACTCATGAAAAAGAAGATTGTATGTTAATTGTTGATAATACATTCTGTACACCTTTCATTCAAAGACCAATTGAACTTGGAGCTGATGTTGTAGTGCATTCTGCTACTAAGTATCTAAATGGCCATGGAGATGTTATAGCTGGATTTGTAGTAGGAACGCAAGATTTTATAAATAACGTTAGATTATTTGGAGTAAAGGACATGACAGGAGCAGTTCTTAGTCCGTTTGATGCGTACTTAATAATAAGAGGATTAAAAACTTTAGGTGTGAGAATGAAGAGACACTGTGAAAATGCAATGGAAGTTGCAAAGTTCTTACAAAACCATGAAGCAATAGAGAAAGTATATTATCCAGGATTTGAAGATCATGATCAATACGAAGTAGCTAAAAAGCAAATGGATATGCCAGGTGCTATGATAGCTTTTGAAGTTAAGGGTGGAATAGCTGATGGTATAAAATTCATAAACAGTCTTGAACTTTGTACATTAGCAGTTAGCTTAGGTGATTGTGAAACATTAATCCAACACCCAGCATCTATGACTCATTCTCCTTATACTCCGGAGGAAAGAATGCAAGCTGGAATAAGTGATGGACTTGTAAGATTATCAGTAGGTCTTGAAGATGTAGAAGATATAATAGATGATTTGAAGCAAGGACTAGATAGATTATTATAA